From a single Bacillus gobiensis genomic region:
- a CDS encoding dihydroorotase: MSYLIKNGWVLNEEGNKIKQDIRVEGNTITEIGSLSPTKEEQVIEAEGLLVAPGFVDLHVHLREPGGEKKETIETGTKAAAKGGFTTIAAMPNTRPVPDTIENLELVNDRIKASAVTRVLPYSAITIRQTGKEMTDFAALKKLGAFAFTDDGVGIQSAGMMYEAMKKAASLDMAIVAHCEDNSLIYGGSVHEGGFAKKHQLNGIPSICESVQIARDVLLAEATGCHYHVCHISTKESVRVVRDAKKAGIRVTAEVTPHHLLLTDQDIPGLDTNYKMNPPLRSTEDREALIEGLLDGTIDFIATDHAPHTEEEKQVKMELAPFGIVGLETAFPLLYTHFVKNGTWSLKQLIDYLTVKPCEAFNLPYGTISVGGIADLTLIDINKDAKIDKQTFNSKGKNTPFDGISCFGWPAATIASGKLVYKEESVLA, encoded by the coding sequence ATGTCATATCTCATTAAAAACGGATGGGTATTAAATGAAGAAGGGAATAAAATCAAACAGGATATTCGAGTTGAAGGCAACACAATAACAGAAATTGGCTCTCTTTCACCGACCAAAGAAGAGCAAGTAATCGAAGCTGAAGGCTTACTTGTTGCCCCCGGGTTTGTAGATTTGCATGTGCATTTGCGGGAACCTGGCGGCGAGAAAAAAGAAACAATCGAAACAGGGACAAAAGCGGCGGCAAAAGGCGGTTTTACAACAATCGCTGCTATGCCGAACACGCGTCCTGTTCCGGATACAATAGAAAACCTGGAGCTCGTCAATGATCGTATAAAAGCTTCAGCTGTCACCCGAGTTTTACCGTATTCAGCGATTACGATCAGACAAACCGGAAAAGAGATGACGGATTTTGCGGCATTAAAAAAATTAGGTGCATTCGCTTTTACCGATGACGGAGTAGGCATTCAGTCTGCGGGAATGATGTATGAAGCGATGAAAAAGGCAGCAAGCCTTGATATGGCGATTGTTGCACATTGCGAAGATAACTCGCTGATCTACGGCGGGAGTGTGCACGAAGGGGGATTTGCCAAAAAACATCAGTTAAACGGAATCCCCTCCATCTGTGAATCTGTACAAATTGCAAGAGATGTTTTGCTCGCTGAAGCAACAGGCTGCCATTACCATGTATGCCATATCAGCACAAAAGAATCGGTTCGTGTAGTCAGGGACGCTAAAAAAGCAGGAATCCGTGTGACAGCGGAGGTTACACCGCATCACTTGCTTCTAACAGACCAGGACATCCCTGGATTGGATACAAATTATAAAATGAATCCTCCTCTTAGAAGCACGGAAGACCGGGAAGCTTTAATTGAAGGACTGCTTGATGGGACGATTGATTTTATCGCGACCGACCATGCACCTCACACTGAGGAAGAGAAGCAGGTGAAAATGGAGCTCGCCCCATTCGGCATCGTAGGACTTGAAACAGCTTTCCCGCTGCTTTATACCCATTTTGTGAAAAATGGAACATGGTCTTTGAAACAGCTGATTGATTACTTAACAGTGAAGCCTTGCGAGGCGTTCAATCTTCCGTATGGCACGATTTCTGTCGGGGGCATTGCGGATCTGACGCTTATTGATATAAACAAGGACGCAAAAATTGATAAACAAACTTTTAACTCAAAAGGGAAAAATACACCTTTTGACGGCATCAGCTGCTTTGGCTGGCCGGCTGCAACGATTGCATCCGGAAAACTCGTGTATAAAGAGGAGAGTGTACTGGCATGA
- a CDS encoding carbamoyl phosphate synthase small subunit codes for MKRHLVLENGEIFEGTAFGSLENSIGEVVFNTGMTGYQEILSDPSYCGQIVTFTYPLIGNYGINRDDFETITPFVKGLIVKELCQLPSNFRSAYTLDEYLKLKNIPGLAGIDTRKLTRLIRQHGALKGMFTGVDENPEDVVKKLKETVLPTDQVSQVSTSKAYPSPGRGKRIVLADFGMKHGILRELNKRNCDVIVVPYNTTADEILQLKPDGIMLSNGPGDPEDVPEAVEMIQGILGKVPMFGICLGHQLFALACGATTEKMKFGHRGSNHPVKELSTGKVALTAQNHGYTVSSIENTPLEITHTALNDGTIEGLKHKELPAFTVQYHPEASPGPEDANHLFDQFIEMIETTEKEGVV; via the coding sequence ATGAAAAGGCATCTAGTATTGGAAAACGGGGAAATATTTGAAGGAACCGCATTTGGAAGCTTAGAAAACAGTATTGGAGAAGTTGTTTTTAATACGGGAATGACAGGATATCAAGAGATTCTTTCCGATCCATCCTACTGCGGGCAAATCGTTACTTTTACGTACCCATTAATCGGAAACTACGGCATTAACCGTGACGACTTTGAAACGATAACTCCTTTCGTAAAAGGGTTAATTGTAAAAGAATTATGTCAACTACCATCCAATTTTCGTTCTGCTTACACATTGGATGAATATTTAAAGCTAAAAAACATCCCCGGTTTAGCCGGAATTGACACAAGAAAGCTGACACGTTTGATTAGGCAGCACGGTGCTTTAAAAGGTATGTTTACCGGAGTAGATGAGAACCCGGAAGATGTTGTGAAAAAACTAAAAGAAACGGTGCTCCCAACTGATCAGGTAAGTCAAGTGTCAACCTCGAAAGCATATCCAAGCCCTGGAAGAGGCAAGCGGATTGTTTTGGCAGATTTCGGCATGAAGCACGGAATTCTGCGGGAGCTTAATAAACGAAACTGTGATGTCATTGTTGTTCCTTATAATACGACCGCAGACGAAATTCTTCAGCTGAAGCCTGATGGCATCATGCTATCAAACGGCCCTGGCGATCCAGAGGACGTTCCGGAAGCTGTCGAAATGATTCAAGGTATTTTGGGGAAAGTTCCGATGTTTGGAATCTGCCTTGGACACCAGCTGTTTGCTCTTGCGTGCGGCGCAACTACTGAAAAGATGAAATTCGGACATCGCGGATCAAACCATCCCGTCAAGGAGCTTTCAACTGGGAAGGTTGCCCTGACAGCACAAAACCATGGATATACTGTGTCTTCCATCGAAAACACACCGCTTGAAATTACACATACCGCTTTAAATGACGGAACTATCGAAGGATTGAAGCATAAAGAGCTGCCAGCCTTTACGGTTCAATATCATCCGGAAGCATCTCCGGGGCCGGAGGATGCCAATCATTTATTCGATCAATTTATTGAAATGATTGAAACAACAGAGAAAGAAGGGGTCGTATAA